A stretch of the Mycobacterium sp. ITM-2016-00317 genome encodes the following:
- a CDS encoding class I SAM-dependent methyltransferase: MRLWVERNPSAIDNAAVLHFAPEPALTQLFRGRSSRYQSADLNPEVADTVLNIEEIALPDESVDVIVCSHVLEHVNDAKALREFHRILKPGGRALLMFPIVEGWDTTYENEAHTSKADRFRYFGQDDHVRYFGKDVRDRILSAGLKLTEFTATEPDVSRYGLVRGEKVFVALKPEQDS, from the coding sequence ATGCGTTTGTGGGTCGAACGGAATCCAAGTGCAATCGATAACGCGGCAGTTTTGCACTTCGCGCCCGAACCTGCTTTGACCCAGTTGTTCAGGGGGCGGTCAAGTCGATATCAATCGGCGGACCTAAATCCCGAAGTCGCCGACACGGTGCTCAATATCGAAGAGATCGCGCTTCCTGATGAGTCGGTCGACGTGATTGTTTGCTCTCACGTTCTCGAGCATGTTAATGATGCAAAGGCGCTGAGGGAGTTTCATCGTATTCTAAAGCCAGGCGGTCGCGCACTATTGATGTTTCCGATCGTCGAGGGTTGGGATACGACCTACGAAAACGAAGCCCATACGTCGAAGGCAGACCGCTTCCGGTATTTCGGGCAGGACGACCATGTGCGGTACTTCGGCAAGGACGTTCGAGATCGGATTCTGAGCGCCGGACTCAAGCTGACTGAGTTCACCGCGACTGAACCAGATGTTTCTCGCTACGGGTTGGTGCGAGGCGAGAAGGTCTTCGTCGCCCTGAAACCCGAACAGGATTCGTGA
- a CDS encoding IS256 family transposase, which translates to MAQVLPAAAVDALLADAEASGTPIDGPDGLLAQITKSVLERALDVEIADHLGYEHGDPAGNGSGNSRNGHGRKTVLTTAGPVDLEVPRDRNGTFDPQIVPKRKRRLGQVEDMILSLYARGMSTRDITEHLAEVYGASVSPATISRVTDVVADEIAAWQSRPVDPVYPILYIDAIRLKIRDGGVVANKAAHVVIGVDIDGIKQVLGVWIQQTEGAKFWHGVLTELRNRGCRDALFVCCDGLTGLPESITAVWPAAIIQTCVVHLLRASMRYASYTDRKKMAKSLRPIYTAATEEAAKLALEDFRAEWKTKSPGAVAVWDRAWAEFVPFLAFPVEIRKIIYTTNAIESLNYQLRKVTKARGSFPSDAAALKLLYLAIRNINQKRGSNPGSGTYRWTEALNAFAIQFPDRLPL; encoded by the coding sequence TTGGCCCAGGTCCTGCCGGCGGCTGCTGTGGATGCGCTGTTGGCTGATGCCGAGGCCTCGGGCACCCCCATCGACGGTCCTGATGGGCTGTTGGCCCAGATCACCAAGTCCGTCCTCGAACGTGCCCTTGATGTCGAGATCGCTGATCACCTCGGCTACGAGCACGGGGATCCGGCCGGTAACGGCTCGGGCAACTCCCGTAACGGCCACGGCCGCAAGACCGTGCTGACCACCGCCGGCCCGGTCGATCTGGAGGTCCCGCGCGACCGCAACGGCACCTTCGACCCGCAGATCGTGCCCAAACGCAAACGCCGCTTGGGGCAGGTCGAGGACATGATCTTGTCGCTGTATGCCCGCGGCATGAGCACCCGCGATATCACCGAGCACCTGGCCGAGGTCTACGGCGCGAGCGTGTCGCCGGCGACGATTTCGCGGGTCACCGACGTGGTGGCCGACGAGATCGCCGCGTGGCAGTCGCGCCCGGTCGATCCGGTGTATCCGATCCTCTACATCGACGCGATTCGCCTGAAAATCCGCGACGGCGGCGTGGTGGCCAATAAGGCCGCTCACGTGGTGATCGGGGTCGATATCGACGGGATCAAGCAGGTCCTGGGAGTCTGGATCCAGCAGACCGAGGGCGCCAAGTTCTGGCACGGAGTGCTCACCGAGCTGCGCAACCGGGGCTGCCGGGATGCGTTGTTCGTCTGCTGTGACGGGCTGACAGGGCTGCCGGAGTCGATCACCGCAGTCTGGCCGGCGGCCATCATCCAGACCTGCGTGGTGCATCTGCTGCGGGCCAGCATGCGCTACGCCTCCTACACCGACCGCAAAAAAATGGCTAAGTCGCTGCGCCCGATCTACACCGCGGCCACCGAAGAGGCCGCCAAACTGGCCCTGGAGGACTTCCGCGCCGAGTGGAAGACCAAATCGCCGGGAGCGGTCGCGGTCTGGGACCGGGCCTGGGCCGAGTTCGTGCCCTTCCTGGCGTTCCCGGTCGAGATCCGCAAGATCATCTACACCACCAACGCCATCGAGTCGCTGAACTACCAGCTGCGCAAAGTGACCAAAGCCCGCGGCTCGTTCCCCTCCGACGCTGCCGCGCTCAAGCTGCTGTATCTAGCCATCCGCAACATCAACCAGAAACGAGGATCAAACCCAGGATCAGGAACCTACCGCTGGACTGAAGCGCTCAACGCCTTCGCCATCCAATTCCCCGACCGACTTCCACTCTAA
- a CDS encoding class I SAM-dependent methyltransferase gives MSRRSSLVRRAIRRAKFALKPSAKFENSADYWEQRYRRGGNSGAGSYKRLARFKAEVINEFVGAHDIESVIEFGSGDGAQLELAQYPKYIGVDVSLTALESTRRKFAGDASKIFLHTSEVNGHRADIALSLDVIYHLVEDDVFDSYMRQLFDAATKYVIVYSSNEDRSAPSPHVRHRMFTRWIQENAPEFCLIDTIPNRYPHSDENPNGTSFCDFFVFARSDG, from the coding sequence GTGTCACGGCGGAGTTCACTGGTCCGACGCGCGATTAGGCGTGCCAAGTTCGCGCTGAAGCCGTCGGCTAAGTTCGAGAATTCGGCCGACTATTGGGAGCAGCGTTACCGCAGGGGTGGCAATTCGGGCGCTGGCTCGTACAAGCGCCTAGCGCGTTTCAAAGCGGAAGTCATCAACGAGTTTGTTGGTGCACACGACATCGAGTCAGTCATCGAGTTTGGCTCTGGGGATGGCGCACAATTGGAACTCGCGCAATACCCCAAATACATCGGGGTCGATGTCTCGCTCACAGCGCTCGAGTCGACGCGCCGCAAGTTCGCCGGCGACGCGAGTAAGATCTTCCTGCACACCAGCGAGGTCAACGGCCACCGAGCCGACATCGCATTGTCTCTCGATGTGATCTATCACCTCGTCGAAGACGATGTGTTCGACAGCTACATGCGACAGCTATTCGATGCGGCCACGAAGTACGTAATTGTATACTCCAGCAACGAGGACCGGTCTGCGCCGAGCCCGCACGTTCGGCACCGCATGTTCACTCGGTGGATCCAAGAAAACGCGCCGGAATTTTGCCTAATCGATACGATCCCGAATAGGTACCCCCATTCGGACGAGAATCCCAATGGCACTAGTTTCTGTGACTTCTTTGTATTTGCTCGCAGCGACGGGTAA
- a CDS encoding bifunctional dTDP-4-dehydrorhamnose 3,5-epimerase family protein/NAD(P)-dependent oxidoreductase, producing MIDYGKALRLEATPIPGLTLWDLPVHGDNRGWFKENWQREKMIAAGLPDFGPVQNNVSFNHAIGTTRGIHAEPWDKYVSVGSGRIFGAWVDLREGPTFGASFAAELDPSRAVFIPRGVGNAFQTLEPNTSYTYLVNDHYSAEASYTSVNLGDENLGIDWPVPLAEAELSSKDRAHPPLADVHPIPPLKTLVLGGSGQLGTALRQRYAGTPHIEFVSRAELDLTSSDFTASRSWRDYGLIINAAAYTAVDEAETPEGRGIAWSTNVTATAGLARIAASYGITLVHISSDYVFDGRRTDNYSEDDPVSPLGVYGQTKAAGEKLVEAVPRCYVIRTSWVIGEGNNFVRTMLSLAKRGINPKVVDDQRGRLTFADDLARAIQHLIEVRAPYGIYNVTSCGDVTTWAEIARQVFLLAGHDPARVTAVTTEQYYSANRGPVAPRPLNGALALGKIRATGFIPVSMNEALATYVQRQVDKPPGQAGFRG from the coding sequence GTGATTGACTACGGCAAAGCGTTACGCCTTGAGGCAACCCCGATACCTGGCCTGACCCTCTGGGACTTGCCGGTCCACGGCGACAACCGCGGCTGGTTCAAGGAGAACTGGCAGCGCGAAAAGATGATCGCGGCGGGGCTGCCCGATTTTGGACCGGTGCAAAACAACGTATCGTTCAATCACGCCATCGGAACCACGCGGGGTATCCACGCCGAGCCATGGGATAAGTACGTCTCGGTTGGCTCCGGACGCATCTTTGGAGCGTGGGTGGATTTACGCGAGGGCCCAACCTTTGGAGCGTCATTTGCCGCCGAGCTGGACCCGTCGCGCGCCGTGTTCATACCGCGAGGCGTCGGTAACGCGTTCCAGACTTTGGAGCCGAATACGTCCTACACATACCTTGTCAACGACCATTACTCAGCTGAGGCGTCGTATACGTCGGTGAACCTCGGCGATGAAAACCTCGGCATAGATTGGCCAGTTCCTCTCGCCGAGGCTGAGTTATCAAGTAAGGACAGGGCCCATCCTCCGCTTGCGGACGTTCACCCGATCCCTCCACTCAAGACACTGGTTCTTGGAGGTAGCGGCCAACTGGGAACTGCCCTTCGTCAAAGATATGCGGGCACACCGCATATCGAATTCGTAAGCCGGGCGGAGCTCGACCTCACGTCGTCCGACTTCACTGCCTCACGAAGCTGGAGGGACTACGGGCTAATTATCAATGCGGCGGCGTATACCGCGGTCGATGAAGCTGAAACCCCAGAAGGACGAGGTATAGCTTGGTCGACAAACGTCACGGCCACCGCTGGTCTCGCGCGCATCGCAGCCAGCTACGGCATCACTTTGGTACATATATCCAGCGATTATGTGTTCGACGGGCGCCGCACGGATAACTACAGCGAGGACGATCCCGTATCGCCACTAGGGGTCTACGGCCAAACAAAGGCAGCCGGCGAGAAACTCGTGGAAGCCGTACCGCGCTGCTATGTCATCCGCACTTCATGGGTCATCGGCGAGGGCAACAACTTCGTCCGCACAATGCTGTCACTCGCAAAACGCGGTATCAACCCCAAGGTCGTCGATGATCAACGCGGAAGGCTCACCTTCGCCGACGACTTGGCCCGTGCGATTCAACACCTTATCGAAGTACGTGCTCCGTACGGGATCTATAACGTCACGAGTTGTGGGGACGTAACCACGTGGGCCGAGATTGCCCGGCAAGTCTTTTTACTCGCCGGCCATGACCCAGCGCGCGTAACGGCCGTGACCACTGAACAGTATTACTCTGCAAATCGGGGACCTGTTGCGCCGAGGCCGCTGAACGGCGCCCTAGCACTTGGGAAGATCCGAGCCACAGGGTTTATTCCGGTATCAATGAATGAAGCGCTGGCAACCTATGTCCAACGACAAGTGGATAAGCCCCCCGGGCAGGCGGGATTTCGGGGGTAA
- the rfbA gene encoding glucose-1-phosphate thymidylyltransferase RfbA: MRGIILAGGSGTRLHPITLGVSKQLIPVYDKPMVYYPLSTLMLAGIRDILVITTPHDAAHFHRLLGDGSQFGVAITYAQQPSPDGLAQAFTIGERFIGNEKVALVLGDNLLYGPGLGTQLGSFARVEGGAIFAYWVAEPSAYGVIEFDADGLAVSLEEKPKVPKSNYAVPGLYFYDNEVVDIARGLRPSDRGEYEITDVNRAYLEQGRLQVRVLPRGTAWLDTGTFDQMTDAAEYVRTMERRTGLKIGVPEEIAWRQGYLTDDELRTRGESLVKSGYGQYLLDLIDRGF, encoded by the coding sequence GTGAGGGGGATAATCCTTGCCGGCGGTTCCGGCACTCGTTTGCATCCGATCACGCTTGGCGTCTCGAAGCAGTTGATCCCGGTCTATGACAAACCGATGGTGTACTACCCGTTGTCAACTCTGATGTTGGCTGGCATACGCGATATTCTCGTCATCACTACCCCACATGATGCGGCGCATTTCCACCGCCTTCTCGGCGACGGCTCTCAGTTCGGAGTAGCGATCACCTACGCGCAGCAGCCGTCGCCGGACGGACTCGCACAAGCCTTTACAATCGGCGAACGGTTCATCGGGAATGAGAAAGTTGCGCTCGTACTAGGCGATAACCTCCTTTACGGCCCAGGCCTCGGAACTCAGCTGGGATCATTCGCCCGCGTCGAAGGCGGGGCGATCTTCGCCTACTGGGTCGCTGAGCCATCGGCCTATGGGGTCATTGAGTTCGACGCCGACGGATTGGCCGTCTCGCTAGAGGAAAAGCCCAAGGTACCTAAGAGCAACTATGCGGTCCCTGGCCTTTACTTCTACGACAACGAGGTCGTCGACATCGCACGCGGGCTTCGCCCCAGCGATCGGGGCGAGTATGAGATCACGGACGTAAACCGTGCATACCTGGAGCAAGGACGCCTCCAAGTGCGTGTGCTGCCAAGGGGAACGGCGTGGCTAGATACAGGCACGTTCGATCAGATGACAGACGCCGCCGAGTATGTGCGGACAATGGAACGGCGCACCGGGCTAAAGATAGGGGTCCCGGAGGAAATCGCCTGGCGCCAGGGTTATCTCACCGATGATGAACTTCGGACCAGGGGGGAATCACTGGTCAAATCTGGATATGGGCAGTACCTGTTGGATCTCATCGACAGAGGGTTCTGA
- a CDS encoding sugar transferase, producing MTAVNDRLVTPANIVPIPGKIPTWQQGYALRLVAIDLVGVVLAVGLAQWLRFGGLSGEVSAYRYIDYPAVSVAIALLWMAALSINRSRSPRVIGSGAEEYRRVWLATLSVFGGVAIVSMLFKLEIARGYLIIALPAGLLFLAFGRWIARQFVIRARKKNGACITRVLVVGSPSAVRDLTKSLAREPGSEYQVVGACIPGPMHRTKVDVPGVGAVPSYGDESDVVDAVRITGSHAVAVTATERLDGRGIRDLSWELEKLDIDLLVSPGVVDIAGPRLQMRPVAGLPLIHVEKPQYNGAKRFQKRLFDLVFSSTVLLMGLPILLAVAVAVKLTSRGPVFYRQERIGLDGKPFEMIKFRTMVEGADKMVDKLAALNESEGGVLFKIREDPRITRVGRILRKYSIDELPQFINVLKRDMSVVGPRPPLAREVQAYDEHAMKRLLVRPGITGLWQVSGRSDLSWEDSVRLDLFYVENWSMVSDLLIAIKTVKAMLSPSGAY from the coding sequence ATGACGGCGGTTAATGATCGGCTGGTAACTCCAGCAAACATCGTTCCGATACCGGGCAAGATTCCGACCTGGCAACAGGGCTATGCATTGCGGCTCGTGGCGATAGATCTGGTCGGCGTCGTTCTCGCCGTCGGACTTGCGCAGTGGCTTCGTTTCGGTGGGCTGAGCGGGGAGGTGTCGGCTTACCGGTACATCGACTATCCGGCGGTGTCGGTCGCGATCGCTCTTCTTTGGATGGCCGCACTCTCCATCAACCGTTCCCGTTCACCGCGGGTGATCGGATCCGGCGCAGAAGAATACCGCCGCGTCTGGCTGGCCACGTTGTCCGTGTTCGGCGGGGTCGCGATCGTCTCGATGCTGTTCAAGCTGGAGATCGCCCGCGGCTACCTGATCATCGCCCTGCCCGCAGGCCTTCTATTCCTGGCCTTCGGCAGATGGATCGCCCGCCAGTTCGTCATCCGTGCTCGCAAGAAGAACGGCGCCTGCATCACGCGCGTTCTGGTGGTCGGCAGTCCGTCGGCCGTCCGTGACCTCACCAAATCCCTTGCCCGGGAGCCCGGTTCCGAGTACCAGGTTGTCGGGGCTTGCATTCCCGGGCCCATGCACCGCACCAAGGTGGACGTGCCCGGTGTCGGGGCAGTGCCCTCGTACGGCGACGAATCCGATGTCGTCGACGCGGTACGCATCACCGGCAGCCATGCTGTCGCGGTCACCGCGACCGAGCGCCTCGACGGCCGCGGCATCCGCGACCTGTCCTGGGAACTGGAGAAGCTCGACATCGACCTTCTTGTCTCACCCGGCGTCGTCGACATCGCCGGCCCGCGACTGCAGATGCGCCCGGTCGCCGGCCTGCCTCTGATCCACGTCGAGAAGCCGCAGTACAACGGCGCCAAGCGCTTTCAGAAGCGCCTCTTCGACCTCGTGTTCTCCAGCACCGTCCTGCTCATGGGCCTGCCGATCCTGCTGGCCGTCGCGGTCGCAGTGAAGCTGACCAGCCGCGGACCGGTGTTCTACCGCCAGGAGCGCATCGGCCTCGACGGCAAGCCCTTCGAGATGATCAAGTTCCGCACCATGGTCGAGGGCGCGGACAAGATGGTCGACAAACTTGCCGCGCTCAACGAGAGCGAAGGCGGGGTGCTGTTCAAGATTCGCGAGGACCCGCGCATCACCCGGGTCGGGCGCATCTTGCGCAAGTACAGCATCGACGAGCTGCCGCAGTTCATCAACGTGTTGAAGCGCGACATGAGCGTGGTGGGCCCGCGTCCGCCGCTGGCCCGTGAGGTTCAGGCCTACGACGAGCACGCGATGAAGCGCCTCCTCGTTCGTCCGGGCATCACCGGTCTGTGGCAGGTCAGCGGACGCTCCGACCTGTCCTGGGAGGACTCGGTCCGGCTCGACCTCTTCTATGTGGAGAACTGGTCGATGGTCTCCGACCTGCTGATCGCAATCAAGACGGTGAAAGCGATGCTCAGCCCGTCCGGCGCGTACTGA
- a CDS encoding right-handed parallel beta-helix repeat-containing protein: MTVLIPFQSNRFGEKRKGKRYVAAVSRRLLLSSAAVTAASAACAAPERETSGNRQALGSPIRESQNPRDFGALGDGRHDDTAAFQRAYDALVAEGGGVLELSQGNFYIPGGLEIAEPGTSVVGLQGARVGGGELTIGPREYEKDTGGVDFTGTQISGIVFDGGKEFGAQRCLVLRNVRGLDIQGNVFTSAEKGIAVEGKDGNEKFHTSAMLRISGNRFAKLVFGVYADTKDWDVLSDWSISDNYFNYCSDTSVWIASSSDAGPGGVDGLNFSGNTIFSLSHNARQADLFQQKRYNLRLGQTNWLRIINNNFFEAGLAAVLLDSPINFSFVGNHVAWPGQRTLSDALEIRNGRPVGVIEGNTFADWTHSAVGLYDLDRFDGIEIGQNSWTWRESPNSWTGDEALPGYRVFASEGGGTGRPVVRDFHPSGSYDSIRGGVGSQSRDIKTPSGGVSGVLRRGLEVSDPATVFVLGDIVDSPNFGGVVCITATDAQESGSIATYLLFLSAKGEFCKVIESAGDIQGEQANHPSFSWDLAGPELRATPIGSTGGSFNFDAVAFGAVSPK; this comes from the coding sequence GTGACCGTATTGATACCGTTCCAGAGCAATCGATTCGGCGAGAAACGCAAGGGGAAGCGGTACGTGGCAGCTGTCAGCCGCCGGCTACTCCTCAGTTCAGCAGCAGTAACTGCAGCTAGTGCTGCGTGTGCGGCACCTGAACGTGAGACGTCGGGAAATCGCCAAGCATTGGGAAGTCCGATCAGAGAATCTCAGAACCCACGCGATTTTGGAGCGCTTGGTGATGGCAGGCACGACGACACAGCAGCTTTCCAGCGAGCATACGATGCGCTTGTTGCCGAAGGCGGCGGCGTCCTTGAGTTGTCGCAGGGAAATTTTTATATTCCGGGCGGTCTTGAGATTGCTGAGCCCGGCACCAGCGTCGTGGGACTCCAAGGTGCTCGTGTCGGTGGCGGCGAACTGACTATCGGCCCACGGGAATACGAAAAGGACACTGGCGGTGTCGATTTCACCGGCACCCAGATCAGCGGCATAGTTTTCGATGGTGGCAAGGAATTTGGCGCCCAGCGCTGCTTGGTATTGCGGAACGTCCGGGGTTTGGATATCCAGGGGAATGTCTTCACATCGGCGGAGAAGGGTATCGCGGTTGAAGGCAAAGATGGCAATGAGAAGTTCCATACCTCGGCAATGCTGAGAATCTCGGGTAACCGATTTGCGAAACTTGTCTTCGGTGTCTACGCGGACACCAAGGACTGGGATGTCCTATCCGACTGGTCCATCTCCGACAACTACTTCAATTACTGCTCCGACACCTCCGTGTGGATAGCTTCGTCGTCGGATGCTGGGCCAGGGGGGGTGGATGGCCTCAACTTTTCTGGCAACACCATATTCTCTTTGAGTCACAATGCGCGGCAGGCTGACTTATTTCAGCAAAAGCGATACAACTTGCGGCTGGGTCAGACTAACTGGCTTCGAATTATAAATAACAATTTCTTCGAGGCGGGCTTAGCGGCCGTGCTTCTTGATAGCCCGATCAATTTCTCGTTCGTTGGTAATCACGTCGCGTGGCCTGGCCAGAGAACACTGTCTGATGCATTGGAGATTCGCAATGGAAGACCTGTTGGAGTCATAGAGGGGAATACTTTTGCTGACTGGACTCACTCCGCGGTCGGCCTTTACGACCTAGACAGATTCGACGGAATTGAGATCGGCCAGAACTCATGGACGTGGCGAGAGTCGCCGAACTCTTGGACGGGAGACGAGGCCCTTCCCGGGTACCGTGTCTTTGCATCCGAAGGCGGCGGTACCGGCCGCCCTGTCGTTCGCGATTTCCACCCGTCAGGCTCTTACGACAGCATTCGGGGTGGGGTAGGCAGCCAATCTCGGGACATCAAAACTCCCTCTGGCGGTGTGTCCGGGGTGCTCCGGCGTGGTCTTGAAGTGAGCGACCCAGCAACAGTCTTCGTCCTCGGAGATATAGTTGATTCGCCCAATTTCGGGGGGGTTGTCTGCATAACGGCCACTGATGCTCAAGAGTCCGGCAGTATTGCGACATATCTACTGTTCCTCTCGGCCAAAGGTGAGTTCTGCAAGGTGATCGAATCTGCCGGCGATATCCAAGGGGAACAGGCTAACCATCCGAGCTTTTCTTGGGACTTGGCCGGCCCTGAGCTTCGGGCGACGCCAATAGGGTCGACCGGCGGTTCATTTAACTTCGATGCCGTGGCATTCGGCGCGGTATCCCCGAAATGA
- the rfbB gene encoding dTDP-glucose 4,6-dehydratase, with protein MRLLITGGAGFIGSNFVHHIVRNTDHHSIVLDKLTYAGNLSSISDLPSDRVKVVRGDIRDVALVDSLVGSADAVVHFAAESHNDNSIEDPNPFVYTNVVGTYTLLEAVRKHGVRFHHISTDEVYGDLDLDDPHKFTETTPYNPSSPYSATKAGSDLLVRAWVRSFGVFATISNCSNNYGPFQHVEKFIPRQITNVLRGTRPRLYGEGRNVRDWIHADDHSSAVLRILEDGRIGETYLIGADGEKDNKSVVELILQLMGKQTDAYDHVVDRPGHDLRYAIDFSKIRTELGWEPRYSDFERGLAATIQWYRENEAWWCSTKDATEALYARTGQ; from the coding sequence GTGCGCCTACTCATCACCGGTGGGGCTGGTTTCATCGGGTCAAACTTCGTCCACCACATCGTCCGCAACACTGACCATCACTCGATAGTCCTGGACAAGCTCACTTACGCAGGCAACCTTTCATCGATATCCGACCTGCCGAGCGACAGGGTCAAGGTCGTCCGCGGCGACATCAGAGACGTTGCGCTCGTTGACAGCCTCGTCGGGTCAGCCGACGCCGTAGTGCACTTCGCCGCAGAGTCGCACAACGATAATTCGATAGAGGATCCGAACCCATTCGTCTATACCAATGTGGTCGGCACCTACACGCTGTTAGAGGCTGTGCGCAAGCACGGTGTCAGGTTCCACCACATCTCGACGGACGAGGTTTACGGGGACTTGGATCTCGACGACCCGCACAAGTTCACGGAGACAACCCCATACAACCCCTCGTCCCCCTACTCCGCCACGAAGGCTGGAAGCGACCTCCTAGTGCGTGCCTGGGTCCGATCCTTCGGAGTATTCGCCACCATATCGAACTGCTCGAATAACTATGGACCCTTCCAGCATGTTGAAAAGTTCATCCCTCGCCAAATAACCAATGTATTGCGCGGAACTCGTCCCAGGTTGTACGGCGAGGGACGCAACGTTCGCGACTGGATCCATGCTGACGACCATTCGTCCGCAGTCCTCAGAATCCTGGAGGATGGACGCATCGGTGAGACATATCTGATCGGTGCAGATGGCGAAAAAGACAACAAATCCGTAGTCGAACTCATCCTCCAACTTATGGGGAAGCAGACGGATGCCTACGACCATGTCGTCGACCGCCCCGGCCATGATCTCCGATATGCCATCGACTTCAGCAAGATACGGACTGAGCTCGGATGGGAGCCGAGATACAGCGACTTCGAACGAGGACTGGCAGCGACAATCCAGTGGTATCGCGAGAATGAGGCTTGGTGGTGTTCCACAAAGGACGCAACCGAGGCCCTGTATGCGCGAACTGGCCAATAG
- a CDS encoding low molecular weight phosphatase family protein yields MHVLFVCTGNICRSPTAERLARAGAVQMQIPDFTASSAGTRAVIGHPIHQEAASVVEQLGGVAVDFAARQLSGRLASSADLILTMTRAHRDSVLELAPQKLNRTFTLPEVAALSSGSGATSIADLAALRSGLEIDADLDIEDPIGQSAEVFAAVGARIARLLPPVLELCRRSIDPDAM; encoded by the coding sequence TTGCACGTTCTGTTCGTATGCACCGGCAACATCTGCCGATCCCCTACCGCCGAACGCTTAGCGCGTGCAGGTGCAGTGCAAATGCAGATTCCAGATTTCACCGCAAGCAGCGCGGGGACGCGGGCGGTTATTGGGCATCCAATCCATCAAGAGGCCGCATCTGTCGTCGAACAGTTGGGCGGTGTGGCGGTCGACTTCGCTGCGCGACAGCTGTCGGGACGCCTTGCGTCAAGCGCTGATCTGATCCTGACCATGACAAGGGCGCACCGCGACAGCGTGCTCGAACTAGCTCCTCAGAAGCTGAACAGAACCTTCACTCTGCCCGAGGTCGCGGCGCTTTCGAGTGGTTCCGGCGCGACCTCGATCGCCGATCTCGCTGCACTCCGGTCCGGCCTGGAAATCGACGCGGACCTCGATATCGAGGATCCGATAGGCCAGAGCGCAGAGGTATTTGCGGCAGTGGGTGCCAGGATTGCAAGGCTGCTGCCGCCTGTGCTGGAGCTTTGCCGACGGTCTATCGATCCGGACGCGATGTGA
- a CDS encoding GAF domain-containing protein, with amino-acid sequence MTAPLSRFDDWLNRRLDECAREAGQDVDAYVARAVAAQMVRDLTRRENPVATEIAAHLPGTVTAVDRAAAVLTDPRRLRAVHATGLLDSRPEPAYDRITSSAAHALGAPFAALTVIDADRQFFKSFTGPPSDLSERRQTALEWSLSKCVVATGAPLAVEDAHNHPVFRGHPAVRDGSVGAYLGYPLIDPDGTAVGALCVFDTQRRSWGAGHRQVLGDLTSVAIELIFAADTH; translated from the coding sequence ATGACCGCTCCGCTCTCACGCTTCGACGACTGGCTCAACCGCCGGCTCGATGAATGCGCGCGCGAGGCGGGCCAGGACGTCGACGCGTACGTCGCCCGTGCGGTCGCCGCCCAGATGGTCCGCGATCTCACCCGTCGGGAGAACCCTGTCGCCACTGAGATCGCAGCCCACCTACCCGGCACCGTCACCGCGGTAGATAGGGCCGCCGCGGTGCTCACCGATCCGCGCCGGCTGCGCGCCGTACACGCCACCGGCCTGCTCGATTCGCGGCCCGAACCTGCCTACGACCGGATCACCTCCTCCGCCGCCCACGCCCTCGGCGCACCGTTCGCCGCGCTCACCGTGATCGACGCCGACCGGCAGTTCTTCAAGAGCTTCACCGGCCCACCCAGTGACCTCTCTGAGAGAAGGCAGACGGCGCTGGAGTGGTCGTTGTCCAAGTGCGTAGTGGCCACCGGCGCACCGCTGGCCGTCGAAGACGCGCACAACCATCCGGTGTTCCGCGGCCACCCAGCCGTCCGCGACGGTTCCGTCGGCGCCTACCTTGGTTACCCGCTCATCGATCCCGACGGCACTGCCGTTGGCGCACTGTGTGTTTTCGACACCCAGCGCCGTAGCTGGGGCGCCGGGCACCGGCAGGTCCTCGGCGACCTCACCTCGGTGGCTATCGAACTCATCTTCGCCGCTGACACCCACTGA